From the genome of Ectobacillus sp. JY-23, one region includes:
- a CDS encoding toxic anion resistance protein, protein MTLENIQKELLSPSPQEHVEPIADIIIREEELMRLNKEADSYVEQLNTERNADISNVLTQLAALGDKEQREAGDTLTALKQPVAAMMNGKNDEIPATLLELRKVVSQLDPNTVQASGLKRMVHKMMRKNPMEAYMHKYQSIDKQIEVIIKSLLVGRDNLQEDSVGLQMLKEQSLNKIHNLDKQVYLGRKLAEMLEVERQKPDRQKDVPLINDALEKILVRTRNMQQAKSVLLQSIASVDIIKKNNEKLVEAIRNAITMTQNVVTVSASIQLALNNQRKSIDAVNATNEAIETMILSNSRALKQNTEETTRLLENPAIGMDKLRESFQNVFAAIKASEESTERIIQSSKTFVKELDTFNDEMKKKLIEYKRK, encoded by the coding sequence ATGACTTTGGAAAATATACAAAAAGAATTATTGTCTCCGTCACCACAGGAGCATGTGGAGCCTATCGCAGATATTATTATTAGAGAAGAGGAGCTAATGCGCCTTAACAAAGAAGCAGATTCATATGTTGAGCAATTAAATACAGAGAGAAATGCTGATATATCAAATGTTCTCACACAGCTTGCCGCTCTTGGCGATAAAGAACAGCGTGAAGCGGGTGATACGCTAACTGCCTTAAAACAACCGGTAGCTGCCATGATGAATGGAAAAAATGATGAAATTCCTGCGACTCTCCTTGAACTACGCAAGGTTGTGTCACAACTAGATCCGAACACAGTACAAGCTTCTGGTCTCAAACGGATGGTTCATAAAATGATGCGTAAAAATCCGATGGAAGCATATATGCATAAATATCAGTCCATTGATAAACAAATTGAAGTCATTATTAAATCACTTCTTGTTGGTCGTGACAATCTACAAGAAGACAGTGTTGGCCTGCAGATGCTTAAAGAGCAGTCTCTGAATAAAATTCACAATCTGGATAAACAGGTATATTTAGGACGCAAACTGGCAGAGATGCTAGAAGTAGAGAGACAAAAGCCGGATCGTCAAAAAGATGTCCCACTTATTAATGATGCGCTTGAAAAAATCTTGGTGCGAACCCGCAATATGCAACAAGCTAAAAGCGTCTTACTCCAATCCATTGCCTCGGTAGATATTATTAAGAAAAACAATGAAAAGCTCGTTGAAGCGATACGAAATGCAATTACGATGACACAAAATGTTGTAACTGTTTCAGCTTCCATCCAATTAGCGCTCAACAATCAGCGTAAAAGTATTGATGCAGTAAACGCCACAAATGAAGCTATTGAAACAATGATATTAAGTAACTCTCGTGCGCTTAAGCAAAATACAGAAGAAACAACTCGCTTACTTGAGAATCCGGCAATCGGTATGGATAAACTACGCGAATCGTTTCAGAACGTATTCGCCGCAATTAAAGCTTCAGAAGAGTCTACAGAGCGTATTATTCAATCAAGCAAAACATTTGTTAAAGAATTGGATACCTTTAATGATGAGATGAAGAAGAAGCTGATTGAGTATAAGCGGAAGTAG
- a CDS encoding DUF3974 domain-containing protein, with amino-acid sequence MDTIISIILTILGIGAVLLLGTGAVVVLAGRRLYVSWKQPYKRAVDSMEKLSHKSIPFLQDFTHHASFRRWLRAEGRSDIEALSVLFCATDHSTKGVILDALPRHEQKRLHIKIKQKKNFAKEDIDFTAVKIREYMEQAYQQADQTLDMSFYTLYFHEEYGETLKYIQNASRTVHAELRETIQVVVTAVLRNIPYYRTRRLYEQQHKYESFLMKDLPEMLEIITQLPPSQRPPKEEELTSYLQKFYDEFLTEESMMYKNLDSALQVKMQATKEKFFKN; translated from the coding sequence ATGGACACGATTATATCTATCATTTTAACGATTCTTGGCATTGGGGCAGTGCTGCTGTTAGGTACAGGGGCAGTCGTTGTACTGGCGGGAAGGCGTTTGTATGTTTCCTGGAAACAGCCTTATAAACGTGCAGTAGATTCTATGGAAAAGCTTTCACATAAATCTATTCCGTTTTTACAGGACTTCACGCATCATGCTTCCTTTAGACGCTGGCTGCGCGCAGAGGGCAGAAGTGATATAGAGGCCCTGAGTGTACTGTTTTGTGCGACAGATCATAGTACAAAAGGCGTCATTTTAGATGCTTTGCCAAGACATGAGCAAAAGCGTCTGCATATAAAAATTAAACAAAAAAAGAACTTTGCAAAAGAAGACATTGATTTTACGGCAGTGAAAATTCGAGAATACATGGAGCAGGCATATCAACAAGCTGACCAAACATTAGACATGTCTTTTTACACATTGTATTTTCATGAAGAATACGGGGAAACGCTCAAATATATTCAAAATGCAAGCCGAACTGTTCATGCAGAGCTCCGTGAAACCATTCAAGTGGTGGTAACAGCTGTTTTACGAAATATACCATATTATCGAACACGCCGTCTTTACGAACAGCAACATAAATACGAATCTTTTTTAATGAAGGATTTGCCTGAGATGCTGGAGATTATTACACAGCTTCCTCCATCACAGCGTCCGCCTAAAGAGGAAGAACTAACCTCTTATTTACAAAAGTTCTATGATGAGTTTCTTACAGAGGAAAGCATGATGTATAAAAACTTGGACAGTGCCTTGCAGGTGAAGATGCAGGCGACAAAAGAAAAGTTTTTTAAAAACTAA
- a CDS encoding helix-turn-helix domain-containing protein codes for MDEKAKLIIHPVRMRIVQTFIGGQKLTVQEIQEKLKDVPQATLYRNLNKLVKGGVLEVAATNQVRGTIEKVYELVGGEAGLSAEEFQNSSREEQMGVFMRFVGNLIDQFGRYLDQDEIDLVKDGVTMRQVELYLDEKEYLELMKSVAKLYQEAMKNKPEGERRKRFVTTIVVPEVLIGKEKSHD; via the coding sequence TTGGATGAAAAAGCAAAATTAATTATACATCCGGTTCGCATGAGAATCGTACAGACCTTTATCGGAGGACAAAAGTTAACCGTGCAGGAGATACAAGAAAAGCTAAAGGACGTTCCGCAGGCTACACTGTATCGTAATTTGAATAAGCTTGTAAAAGGCGGTGTGCTAGAAGTCGCGGCAACAAATCAGGTACGAGGAACTATTGAAAAAGTGTATGAATTGGTAGGCGGCGAGGCGGGCCTTTCAGCGGAAGAATTTCAAAATAGTTCGCGTGAAGAACAAATGGGCGTATTTATGAGATTTGTCGGCAATCTAATTGATCAGTTTGGTCGGTACTTGGATCAAGATGAAATTGACTTAGTCAAGGACGGTGTCACAATGCGCCAAGTGGAGCTGTATTTAGATGAAAAAGAATATTTGGAGCTAATGAAAAGTGTCGCCAAGCTATATCAGGAGGCTATGAAAAACAAACCAGAGGGTGAGAGGAGAAAAAGATTTGTTACAACGATTGTTGTTCCAGAGGTATTGATAGGAAAGGAGAAAAGTCATGATTAG
- a CDS encoding alpha/beta hydrolase, translating into MIREENIKILSAYELGATLTFPATEDVQSPAILLIPGTGGSDRDGNKGGLDMNLYKDLAHFFTQQGFVTLRYDKRGMHESRGDAYACGMWDMVDDAAACLRFLKTHPQVNPNRIIIFGHSEGCILGTALQIKEPASGLIMVGGGAMSLKEAIDQQRESAFVAMQAQKGFKGWLFRTLKAVEKAKKQNAAFDEKVLNSTEDTIKMMGKKLPAKWLREHYSYDICADLASVTCPTLVISGSKDLQAPIEGVLRVEKLVQGEVETHIIPNMTHILKIWDGEIDGLNLMKVYKEQVNQPIDETLLQVLENWLLRYKGAKSEWLVNQQ; encoded by the coding sequence ATGATTAGAGAAGAGAACATAAAGATTTTAAGCGCTTATGAATTAGGAGCAACCTTAACATTCCCAGCAACGGAAGACGTACAATCTCCCGCTATTTTGTTAATTCCGGGTACGGGTGGCAGCGACCGCGATGGAAACAAAGGCGGATTAGATATGAATTTATATAAAGATTTGGCTCACTTTTTTACCCAGCAAGGCTTTGTTACACTGCGCTATGATAAAAGAGGGATGCATGAGAGCAGAGGAGATGCCTATGCATGCGGTATGTGGGATATGGTTGATGATGCAGCAGCTTGTTTGCGCTTTTTAAAAACGCATCCGCAAGTTAATCCTAACCGTATTATTATTTTTGGTCATAGTGAAGGTTGTATTCTTGGAACGGCTTTGCAGATAAAGGAGCCTGCGAGTGGACTCATCATGGTAGGTGGCGGTGCGATGTCATTAAAAGAAGCTATTGATCAGCAACGCGAGAGCGCATTCGTAGCTATGCAGGCACAAAAGGGATTTAAGGGCTGGTTGTTTCGAACATTAAAAGCAGTGGAAAAAGCGAAAAAGCAAAATGCAGCTTTTGATGAAAAAGTACTGAATTCTACAGAAGATACAATTAAAATGATGGGAAAAAAGCTGCCTGCGAAGTGGTTACGTGAGCATTATTCCTATGATATATGTGCAGATTTGGCAAGTGTGACATGTCCAACGCTTGTTATAAGCGGCTCTAAAGATTTACAGGCTCCTATTGAAGGTGTGTTGAGGGTAGAGAAGCTTGTACAAGGAGAAGTAGAGACACATATCATTCCAAATATGACGCATATCTTAAAAATATGGGATGGAGAAATAGATGGTTTGAATTTGATGAAAGTGTATAAAGAGCAGGTAAATCAGCCAATCGATGAGACGCTTCTACAGGTGCTAGAAAATTGGCTATTGCGCTATAAGGGGGCGAAGAGCGAATGGTTAGTCAATCAGCAATAG
- a CDS encoding YhfC family intramembrane metalloprotease, whose product MVSQSAIAGLVVQCMISILIPIFVYVFMKKKYKISFRPVLVGAAIFIGFVLILEGALNAYVLHVNETTAKITEHPYWFTLYGSLMAGVFEEVGRFIAFTYLLKVYRDRKDGLAFGLGHGGIEAIIIGGMTAIQSIVYAQLLNTGKLESAFGQLPPEALQGIKDSLLDLTFVSGVMGGAERIAALVLQIALSILVLYAVKEKKFSYVMLAIFLHTLVDYIVFLHRTIGLSLMVVEVFLLIVAICSYIFIKRSKSLFNI is encoded by the coding sequence ATGGTTAGTCAATCAGCAATAGCAGGTCTCGTCGTGCAATGTATGATATCAATCCTTATTCCCATCTTTGTGTACGTGTTTATGAAAAAGAAATATAAAATCTCATTTCGTCCGGTGTTGGTGGGGGCAGCTATTTTTATAGGGTTTGTATTAATTCTTGAAGGCGCATTGAATGCTTATGTACTGCATGTTAATGAAACCACAGCAAAAATTACGGAACATCCTTATTGGTTTACCTTGTATGGATCGCTGATGGCAGGTGTGTTTGAAGAGGTTGGAAGGTTTATCGCATTTACCTATCTGTTAAAAGTGTATCGAGACCGAAAAGATGGTCTTGCCTTTGGTCTGGGACATGGAGGAATTGAAGCTATTATCATTGGCGGCATGACAGCAATTCAAAGTATTGTATATGCGCAGCTGCTCAATACAGGAAAATTAGAAAGCGCGTTTGGTCAGCTTCCACCAGAAGCTTTACAAGGAATAAAAGATTCTTTACTAGATTTAACCTTTGTCTCAGGCGTTATGGGTGGTGCGGAGCGTATCGCAGCGCTTGTCCTTCAGATTGCTCTTTCTATCTTAGTTTTATATGCAGTGAAAGAGAAGAAATTCAGTTATGTTATGTTAGCCATATTTCTGCATACCCTTGTTGATTATATTGTGTTCTTGCATCGAACAATCGGGTTATCTCTCATGGTTGTAGAAGTATTTTTATTGATAGTAGCGATATGTTCTTATATTTTCATAAAAAGAAGTAAATCTTTATTTAATATATAA
- the brnQ gene encoding branched-chain amino acid transport system II carrier protein: MMKTKEIFFIGLMLFSMFFGAGNLIFPPFLGMEAGTSFVPAIIGFIVTGVGLPFLVLAAVSLVKGGAQELAGRVHPLFGTFFIAVVYLSIGPFLAIPRNANVAFEMSVKSFTGASSTATLFVFSIVFFSLVYAVSLNPSKMVNYMGRFITPTLLVAIGVLCVVALSHLDGSLSAPTEKYETGAFFRGFIEGYATMDALAALAFGIVILSAIHSQGVTEKRAVMKYTLASGLVAGAALAFVYVAIGFTGAKMGTVGTFENGTAILAKTASTFLGFGGTVLLGIIFTLACFTTCVGLTTACGHYFESISPKLTYRTVVTVVTLVSLLVANMGLNQIISVSIPFLVTAYPLTIVLVILSFMTKKRKVYASSMLLTGIVALCDGLKAFGVSLSGLQPLFDALPFSSLGLSWVVPAIFGACIGLIWDQTKPTHTPPVSKAA; encoded by the coding sequence ATGATGAAAACAAAAGAAATTTTCTTTATCGGTCTTATGCTATTTTCGATGTTCTTTGGCGCCGGCAATTTAATTTTCCCGCCCTTTTTAGGAATGGAAGCGGGAACTTCCTTTGTTCCCGCTATTATCGGCTTTATTGTAACTGGCGTTGGTTTACCTTTTCTCGTATTAGCCGCTGTTTCGTTAGTAAAGGGCGGCGCGCAAGAGTTAGCAGGACGTGTCCATCCATTATTCGGTACATTTTTTATTGCCGTTGTCTACTTATCTATCGGTCCGTTTCTGGCCATTCCTCGAAATGCGAATGTAGCATTTGAGATGAGTGTAAAGTCTTTTACAGGGGCTTCTTCTACCGCAACATTGTTTGTATTTAGTATTGTGTTTTTTTCACTTGTATATGCAGTCAGCTTAAATCCATCAAAAATGGTGAATTACATGGGGCGCTTTATCACACCGACTTTGCTTGTAGCAATTGGCGTTCTATGTGTTGTTGCATTAAGCCATTTAGATGGTTCGCTTTCCGCACCAACTGAGAAGTATGAAACAGGGGCTTTTTTCAGAGGGTTTATCGAAGGCTATGCCACAATGGATGCCCTGGCTGCATTGGCATTTGGCATTGTCATCTTATCTGCCATTCACAGTCAAGGTGTAACGGAAAAAAGGGCTGTGATGAAATATACGTTAGCATCCGGACTCGTAGCAGGTGCAGCACTTGCTTTTGTATACGTTGCAATTGGATTTACTGGGGCAAAAATGGGTACTGTAGGTACGTTCGAAAATGGAACAGCTATTCTTGCTAAAACAGCAAGTACGTTTCTCGGCTTCGGCGGAACAGTTTTACTTGGGATTATCTTTACGTTGGCTTGCTTTACAACCTGTGTAGGTTTAACAACCGCATGTGGTCACTATTTTGAAAGCATTTCACCGAAATTGACCTATCGCACTGTAGTTACAGTAGTAACGCTTGTGAGCTTGCTCGTTGCGAATATGGGATTGAACCAAATCATTTCTGTATCTATTCCCTTTTTAGTAACAGCGTATCCACTTACCATTGTGCTAGTTATTTTGTCTTTTATGACTAAGAAACGTAAAGTGTATGCAAGTTCAATGCTATTGACAGGAATCGTTGCGTTATGTGACGGCTTAAAGGCATTCGGTGTTTCCTTATCAGGATTACAACCATTATTTGATGCACTACCATTCTCCTCTCTAGGACTTAGCTGGGTTGTTCCAGCCATATTTGGCGCTTGTATTGGCTTGATTTGGGATCAAACGAAACCAACACATACACCACCAGTCTCCAAGGCTGCTTAA
- a CDS encoding FbpB family small basic protein, producing the protein MLKRIKAQRKSFQQLVQENKANLLRDREALEKIELKIEKRYERNATAVVKQLHSQVNFQN; encoded by the coding sequence ATGTTAAAACGAATAAAAGCACAGCGCAAATCATTTCAACAGCTTGTCCAAGAAAACAAAGCAAACCTATTGCGAGATCGAGAAGCTTTAGAAAAGATTGAGCTTAAAATCGAAAAGCGTTACGAGCGAAATGCAACAGCTGTCGTAAAGCAATTACATTCACAAGTAAATTTTCAGAATTAA
- a CDS encoding GNAT family N-acetyltransferase: protein MDFPILETERLYLRQVTVADAPALFSTFSRSDVTRYYGMAPFTSLEQAEHMVKSFAEGFEAKRSMRWGISLKGDSTLVGTIGLNNWNTTHRRAEVGYELHPDYWSKGYVTEAIQAVTTYSFSELQLVRLGATVFPENPASVRVLEKNGFEKEGILRNYLMQNRTSHDVWMLSKLPC from the coding sequence ATGGACTTTCCTATATTAGAAACCGAACGCTTATATTTACGACAAGTTACAGTTGCAGATGCACCCGCTTTATTTTCTACTTTTTCTCGTAGCGATGTAACACGCTATTATGGGATGGCGCCCTTCACGTCATTGGAACAGGCAGAACACATGGTAAAAAGCTTTGCCGAAGGCTTTGAAGCAAAGCGGAGTATGCGCTGGGGTATTTCTTTAAAAGGCGACTCTACACTGGTGGGGACAATTGGGTTAAATAACTGGAATACAACACATCGACGTGCTGAAGTAGGATACGAGCTTCATCCCGACTATTGGAGTAAGGGGTATGTAACAGAAGCTATTCAAGCCGTAACTACATATAGTTTTTCTGAGCTGCAGCTTGTTCGACTCGGCGCCACTGTATTTCCAGAAAATCCGGCTTCTGTACGTGTATTAGAAAAAAACGGATTTGAAAAAGAGGGTATTTTACGAAACTACCTCATGCAAAACAGAACATCTCATGATGTATGGATGCTTTCCAAATTACCATGCTGA
- the purU gene encoding formyltetrahydrofolate deformylase yields the protein MMKNWDWFRKQNENRGILLVRCADRAGIVAAVSQFLFSYGANIIESHQYSTNPQGGTFFIRIEFECPGLREKEAGMKLGFQEVAKVFLMEWKLIAVREVKRMAIFVSKESHCLLELLWEWKSGDLITELVLVISNHEDIKGVVEALGVPFYYIPATKENRQEAERQHLALLQEHQVDFIVLARYMQILTSSFVANYQNQIINIHHSFLPAFVGAKPYERAYERGVKLIGATSHYVTNDLDEGPIIEQDIQRVNHRDDAEALKRIGRSVERSVLTRAVKWHLEDRIIVDGNKTIVFQ from the coding sequence ATGATGAAGAACTGGGATTGGTTTCGTAAACAAAATGAAAATAGAGGGATTTTGCTGGTGCGCTGCGCAGATCGTGCGGGAATTGTCGCAGCTGTTTCACAGTTTTTATTTAGCTACGGTGCAAACATTATTGAGTCTCACCAATACTCTACAAACCCACAAGGCGGTACATTTTTTATACGAATTGAATTTGAATGTCCTGGACTGCGAGAAAAGGAAGCGGGTATGAAGCTCGGTTTTCAAGAAGTAGCGAAGGTATTTCTGATGGAGTGGAAATTAATTGCGGTGCGTGAAGTAAAGCGTATGGCAATCTTTGTATCCAAGGAATCACATTGTTTACTGGAGCTTCTTTGGGAATGGAAAAGTGGTGATTTGATTACGGAGCTTGTGCTTGTTATTAGTAATCATGAGGATATAAAAGGTGTAGTAGAAGCGCTGGGGGTCCCATTTTATTATATACCTGCGACCAAGGAAAATAGGCAAGAGGCAGAGAGGCAGCATCTGGCACTTTTGCAAGAACATCAGGTTGACTTCATTGTATTGGCACGCTATATGCAAATTTTAACATCGTCTTTTGTAGCGAATTATCAAAATCAAATTATTAACATTCATCACTCATTTTTACCAGCCTTTGTCGGTGCAAAGCCGTACGAACGTGCATATGAACGTGGTGTGAAGCTGATTGGTGCAACCTCACATTATGTGACAAACGATTTGGATGAAGGTCCCATCATTGAGCAAGACATTCAGCGGGTAAATCACCGAGATGACGCTGAGGCGCTTAAGCGGATTGGAAGGTCTGTTGAAAGAAGTGTCCTGACTCGTGCTGTGAAATGGCATTTAGAGGACCGGATTATTGTGGATGGCAACAAAACGATTGTTTTTCAATAA
- a CDS encoding SDR family NAD(P)-dependent oxidoreductase: MNQQVVMITGASKGLGKALALAFAKEGARLAISARGEAALLGVAQELQELGAEVLAIAGDMADANDVDRFVSITEATFGRVDVLINNASVFGPGPSLLLDYTDKAFADVLRINVMNPFLVTKRVLPGMLTQGSGSIINVTSEAGKTGCGEWGAYGISKFAVEGLTQTWADELAGTGVRMNMVDPGEMDTEMHAIAVPDCDYELGNPEESTAVFLYLASEKATAVNGQRFQARQFGGVE; this comes from the coding sequence ATGAATCAACAAGTTGTGATGATAACGGGAGCATCAAAAGGGTTAGGGAAGGCTTTAGCCTTAGCTTTTGCAAAAGAAGGGGCACGTTTGGCAATCAGTGCTCGCGGGGAAGCTGCACTTTTGGGAGTTGCGCAAGAATTACAAGAGCTGGGAGCAGAGGTTCTCGCAATTGCAGGAGATATGGCTGATGCAAATGATGTAGATCGCTTTGTTTCCATAACAGAAGCAACTTTTGGAAGAGTGGATGTATTAATTAATAATGCCTCAGTATTTGGACCTGGTCCTTCTCTCTTGTTGGATTATACAGATAAAGCTTTTGCTGATGTCTTGCGGATTAATGTAATGAATCCATTTTTGGTAACAAAGCGTGTATTACCCGGTATGCTTACGCAAGGTAGTGGGAGTATTATCAATGTAACGTCAGAAGCTGGTAAAACAGGATGTGGTGAATGGGGGGCCTATGGCATTTCTAAATTTGCGGTAGAAGGTTTGACGCAAACATGGGCTGACGAATTAGCGGGGACGGGTGTGCGCATGAATATGGTAGACCCGGGTGAGATGGATACGGAAATGCATGCGATTGCTGTTCCGGATTGTGATTATGAGCTAGGAAATCCAGAAGAAAGTACAGCGGTATTTTTATATTTAGCTTCTGAAAAAGCCACAGCTGTAAACGGCCAACGATTTCAAGCCCGTCAGTTTGGGGGTGTCGAATAA
- a CDS encoding S-adenosylmethionine:tRNA ribosyltransferase-isomerase, producing the protein MQVARTFHIPSYLNASIPAEYRGIKRDEVRMMSLDTKGRISHLRFHHLVDCLCPGDLLVLNNSRTIPAVLYGKKGKQTVEIRLSQRLSAQEWEAVVIGMVAVGDQIMLPGDVQATIVAAGSEKPMVILRFSESSLEFIYRYGRPIRYEYIDTPWPLDAYQTVYASVPGSVEMPSAGRAFTWGLLNQLQDKGIGIAFLQLHTGLGYYGNDQWANPKFHHEAYAIPQKTAALINETKKRGGRIIAVGTTVVRALETVANDNGEVTAAEGTTNVYIRKDYKLRVADGLITGFHEPEASHLDLLTAFIQEDILLKAYQEALQQGYLWHEFGDMNLILPADLQ; encoded by the coding sequence ATGCAGGTAGCACGTACATTTCATATACCTTCATATCTAAATGCGAGCATTCCGGCAGAGTATAGAGGCATAAAACGAGATGAAGTACGTATGATGAGTCTTGATACAAAAGGGCGTATCTCGCACTTACGCTTTCATCATTTGGTTGATTGCTTATGCCCTGGTGATCTTCTTGTTTTGAACAACAGCCGTACGATTCCGGCGGTGTTATATGGAAAGAAAGGCAAGCAAACCGTAGAAATTCGTCTATCTCAGCGATTATCCGCGCAGGAGTGGGAGGCTGTTGTCATCGGGATGGTGGCGGTGGGAGATCAGATCATGTTACCAGGTGATGTGCAGGCAACAATTGTGGCGGCAGGTTCAGAAAAACCAATGGTCATTCTACGTTTTTCAGAAAGCAGCTTGGAGTTCATTTATAGATACGGTAGACCTATTCGTTATGAGTATATTGACACACCGTGGCCGCTTGATGCGTATCAAACGGTATACGCATCTGTGCCTGGATCTGTGGAAATGCCCTCGGCTGGCCGCGCGTTTACATGGGGCTTGCTCAATCAGCTACAAGACAAAGGAATAGGTATTGCTTTTCTACAGCTGCACACAGGTCTTGGCTATTACGGAAATGATCAGTGGGCTAATCCGAAGTTTCACCATGAAGCGTATGCCATCCCGCAGAAAACAGCAGCGTTAATCAATGAGACAAAAAAACGAGGCGGACGCATTATCGCAGTTGGTACAACTGTTGTGCGTGCCCTCGAAACGGTAGCAAATGATAATGGAGAAGTAACCGCTGCAGAAGGTACTACGAACGTATATATCAGAAAAGATTATAAGCTTCGTGTTGCAGATGGATTAATTACAGGATTTCACGAGCCGGAAGCAAGTCATTTGGATTTATTGACAGCTTTTATTCAAGAGGACATCCTATTAAAAGCCTATCAAGAGGCATTGCAACAGGGGTATTTATGGCATGAGTTTGGCGACATGAACTTAATTTTACCGGCAGACTTACAATGA
- a CDS encoding VOC family protein: protein MKSHHVGMYVQSIETSRAFYEEMFDFKAANSFQFLGEQIVFLKRGQALLELIEGKQNLSGMHMCFEVEDVEVWIERLRQRGLSPVEGPFRLDCGWKVVFYEGPDREVIELLAK, encoded by the coding sequence ATGAAATCGCATCATGTGGGGATGTATGTACAAAGTATAGAGACGTCTCGCGCGTTTTATGAAGAGATGTTTGATTTTAAAGCAGCGAACTCATTTCAGTTTTTAGGAGAGCAAATTGTCTTTTTAAAGAGAGGCCAAGCATTGCTCGAGCTGATAGAAGGAAAACAAAATCTGAGCGGCATGCATATGTGCTTCGAAGTAGAGGATGTAGAAGTATGGATAGAGCGACTTCGCCAGCGGGGCTTATCACCTGTTGAAGGTCCGTTTCGACTGGACTGCGGCTGGAAGGTTGTCTTTTATGAAGGGCCGGATAGGGAAGTCATTGAGCTTTTGGCAAAGTGA
- a CDS encoding ABC transporter permease has protein sequence MTWHVYVKEMIDALRDRKTLILSVLIPVLFNIGLVLFMDRVFLAEKKETYTLAVKENTSLQVLDWIKELEDVEIEIAKDPTEVVKAGDAQAALEVDSSFEEKFKSGQSPGVTVYADSSSQKGSAAADKIMTQLTVKQQIAIQERLAASGTDPNVIKPFQLSLESISEQDDMSLYMITIFSQLILILGILTGQLSVANDLFAGEKERKTMEALIMTPVNRLHIILGKWLAISSLGMIGGIFSLITFVTVVTFFTDKLAKALNIGENLFFFISSLGIGIITFALLTATVLMILSLLANTMKEAQNYTAPLMTVVMIPYFMLIGLSPNELGAKHFLIPFMNIFALIKQLIYGIYVPINILYVALSSLTLMAICFSIAYMMFKKSKWVLGKS, from the coding sequence ATGACATGGCATGTTTATGTAAAAGAAATGATAGATGCGCTTCGCGACCGCAAGACATTAATACTGAGCGTATTAATCCCTGTATTATTTAACATTGGCCTTGTGCTGTTCATGGACCGTGTCTTTTTAGCGGAGAAAAAAGAAACGTATACACTCGCTGTAAAAGAGAATACTAGTCTGCAAGTATTAGATTGGATTAAAGAGCTCGAAGATGTTGAGATTGAAATTGCCAAAGACCCGACAGAAGTTGTAAAAGCCGGTGACGCGCAAGCTGCATTAGAGGTAGACTCGTCTTTTGAAGAGAAATTTAAATCTGGACAATCCCCGGGTGTGACCGTCTATGCAGATTCCTCTAGTCAAAAAGGAAGTGCAGCCGCTGATAAGATTATGACGCAGCTAACCGTTAAGCAACAAATTGCCATTCAGGAACGCCTCGCTGCAAGCGGTACAGACCCTAATGTGATTAAGCCATTTCAGCTTTCATTAGAAAGCATCAGTGAGCAAGATGACATGTCATTATACATGATTACAATCTTTTCGCAGCTCATTCTCATTCTTGGCATTTTAACTGGGCAGTTATCTGTAGCAAATGATTTATTTGCTGGTGAAAAAGAACGTAAAACGATGGAAGCACTTATTATGACACCTGTGAACAGACTTCATATCATTCTAGGAAAATGGTTAGCTATCTCTTCACTCGGTATGATTGGCGGTATCTTCTCTCTCATTACATTCGTAACTGTGGTAACTTTCTTTACAGATAAGCTGGCAAAGGCATTAAACATTGGCGAGAATCTCTTTTTCTTCATCTCCAGTCTCGGCATCGGCATCATTACATTTGCTCTGCTGACTGCAACGGTACTGATGATTCTAAGCCTATTGGCAAACACGATGAAGGAAGCACAAAACTATACCGCTCCGCTAATGACAGTTGTGATGATTCCGTATTTCATGCTTATTGGTCTTTCACCGAATGAACTTGGCGCAAAGCATTTTCTCATTCCGTTCATGAATATCTTTGCGCTCATTAAGCAGCTCATTTACGGCATCTATGTTCCCATCAACATTCTCTATGTAGCGCTGAGCTCGCTCACATTAATGGCAATTTGCTTCTCCATTGCTTACATGATGTTTAAAAAGAGCAAATGGGTGCTCGGTAAGTCATAA